The Methylomonas sp. UP202 DNA window GGAAGAGACTTACATATCGGCGCGCGCGGTCGTTTTTGGGCGCCGAATGAAATTACCATCGGCAATGGTGTGTATGTCGGTAAGGATGTGTTGGTGGAAACCAATGCGGATATTGGCGACTATGTTTTAATTGCGAATCGGGTTGCGTTGGTGGGGCGGCGGGATCACGACTTTCGATGTGTTGGTATTCCGGTTCGGTTTTCTCCGTGGATAGACAGCAAATCGTCACCGAATCCTTATCGAAACGACAAAGTGGTGATCGGTGCCGATGTTTGGATTGGCTATGGTGCCATCATTCTGTCCGGCGTCACGGTTTCTCGCGGTGCGATTGTCGCGGCCGGGGCGGTGGTAACGAAAGACGTGGGGCCTTATGAGATCGTTGCAGGTAACCCAGCTCAGAAGGTGGGCATGCGCTTTAAGGATCAGGAAACCATTGATTCGCACGAAGCATCCATCAATTCCGGACGTTTCGTCTCGTCGGAAAGAGGTTACGAGCATTGGGTTATCGAACCAGGTAAAAATTCAATACTTGATTAGTCGATTGGATAGGACATGAAAAAAGTCGTCATTTTGCAACATCGGTTGTTGCATTATCGCTTGGGATTATTCGAAGGCTTGCGTTCGGCCAGCGCCGCTCGAGGCATTGATTTGCATTTGGTTCACGGACAGCCAACCAAGCGGGAGGAAAAGAAACGCGATGTCGGCACTTTGTCTTGGGCCAGCGTCGTCGTTAATCGTTACGTGTCTATCGGGGGCAAGGATATTCTTTGGCAGCCCTATCCGGAGGAGCATCGCGATGCGGAACTTGTGGTGGTGATGCAGGAAAATCGTTTGGTGTCCAATTATCCCTGGTTGCTGTTGCGTGGGTTTCATAAAAAGAAGTTAGCCTATTGGGGGCATGGACGTAACTTTCAGACTACGAAACCGAGCGGTTTGCGGGAAAGATGGAAGCAGTACATGGTCGATAGCGTCGATTGGTGGTTTGCTTACACTGATATGACCAGGGATATTTTAATCGCGGACGGTTATCCCGCCGAACGCATCACCGTGTTGGACAATGCGATTGACAACGAACGATTCGAAGCCGATTTGGCGACGATATCGGATGACAGATTGCGGGAAGTTCGTGCCGAGTTGAGTATCGGCGATACCACTCGGGTAGGATTGTATTGTGGATCGCTTTATCCGGATAAGCGGTTGGACTATCTGGTTGCCGCGGCCGACCGGATTCGCGAGTCGGCTCCGGATTTTCAGGTGGTGATTATTGGCGACGGGCCCAGCGCGGCGGATATTCAGGCGGCGGCGGAAAGTCGCCCATGGCTGCATTGGCGGGGCGTTCGAAAAGGGGTAGAAAAAGCCGCCTATTATCGCCTGGCCGACGTAATATTGAATCCCGGTCTGGTTGGCTTGCACGTATTGGATGCGTTTTGTGCCGGTTTGCCGATGGTAACAAC harbors:
- a CDS encoding CatB-related O-acetyltransferase, encoding MSLTIFIFENKISAGSTKMFNNLLAAGRRIQTQLKLMRSTSITRVGRDLHIGARGRFWAPNEITIGNGVYVGKDVLVETNADIGDYVLIANRVALVGRRDHDFRCVGIPVRFSPWIDSKSSPNPYRNDKVVIGADVWIGYGAIILSGVTVSRGAIVAAGAVVTKDVGPYEIVAGNPAQKVGMRFKDQETIDSHEASINSGRFVSSERGYEHWVIEPGKNSILD
- a CDS encoding glycosyltransferase family 4 protein produces the protein MKKVVILQHRLLHYRLGLFEGLRSASAARGIDLHLVHGQPTKREEKKRDVGTLSWASVVVNRYVSIGGKDILWQPYPEEHRDAELVVVMQENRLVSNYPWLLLRGFHKKKLAYWGHGRNFQTTKPSGLRERWKQYMVDSVDWWFAYTDMTRDILIADGYPAERITVLDNAIDNERFEADLATISDDRLREVRAELSIGDTTRVGLYCGSLYPDKRLDYLVAAADRIRESAPDFQVVIIGDGPSAADIQAAAESRPWLHWRGVRKGVEKAAYYRLADVILNPGLVGLHVLDAFCAGLPMVTTSDARHSPEIAYLKDGENGLVVNGASDAYADAIVTLLGDSEAYQRIRANALAAARRYTLTNMIDHFVDGMERCLAMERKK